A genomic segment from Equus przewalskii isolate Varuska chromosome X, EquPr2, whole genome shotgun sequence encodes:
- the LOC139080861 gene encoding large ribosomal subunit protein eL39-like, whose amino-acid sequence TLFLSVSSHTTFRIKRFLAKEPKLTCPIHQWIRMKTGKKIRYNSKRRHGRRTMLVL is encoded by the coding sequence ACTCTGTTCCTCTCCGTGTCTTCTCACACGACTTTCAGGATTAAGCGATTCCTGGCCAAGGAACCAAAGCTGACTTGTCCCATTCACCAATGGATTCGGATGAAAACTGGCAAGAAAATCAGGTACAACTCCAAGAGGAGACATGGGAGAAGAACCATGCTGGTTCTATAA